TCATCATCGTCGGCACTACTGAAGACTATATGGAGACTTCGAACGTTTTGCCCGAGTCCGGTCGCTTTCTCTCGGAAACGGATGTGCGGCACCGCCGTTCCGTCTGTGTTTTGGGACAGGACGTACTGAAAGTTCTCTTTCCCACCGGTGATCCGATCGGCAAACGCATCAGCATCGGAGGCCGCAAGTTTACGGTCATCGGCGTGGCTGAAAAGAAAGGCAACATGTTCGGCGACAGCATGGACAACATGGTCATGGTGCCGATCGGCGTCTTTCAGGCCGTATTCGGTGCGCGCTGGCGCTCCGTCGATATTGAAGTAAAAGTAGAAACGCCCGAGGAAATCGACAATGCCGAGATCGAACTGATCGGCATTATGCGGCGTATTCGCGGTCTGCAGGGCAGTCAGGAAAACAATTTTGCCGTCAACAAACAGAGCATGCTGATGGATACTTATAAAAAACTGACCGGCACCTTGTGGGCCGTGGCGATCGGCGTCGGTTCGATCTCTCTGTTTGTCGGCGGCATCGGAATTATGAACATTCTCCTGGTTTCGGTGACCGAACGGACGCGCGAGATCGGCATCCGCAAGGCGATCGGCGCGCGTCGAGTCGATATTATGCTCCAGTTTCTCATCGAATCGATGATGATTTGTGCGTTGGGAGTAGCGATCGGAACGTTGTTGGCTGTGGCGTTTGCCAAAATTGTCGCGGCCGCCACGCCTTTGCCGGCGGCGATCACCGCGTGGGTGGCTGTTCTCGGCCTGACCTTTGTCGTCGCCATCGGCCTGTTTTTCGGCATCTATCCGGCGCGCAAAGCGGCCATGCTTATTCCTATTGAAGCGTTACGATACGAATAAGGCGGATCGAGTCGTGCAAATCGGTGAAAGTTTCAATATGGCCGTCAGGGCCATCCTGACCAACAAGCTTCGTTCGGCGCTGACTCTTTTGGGCATTATTATCGGCGTCATGACCATCATTGCTATGCAGTCTTTGATCACCGGCCTGCGAAACAGCGTGCGCGAGCAGGTTAACGTGCTGGGCGCCGACACTTTTCAGGTGCAAAAGTTCCCCACCATCATGCAGCACGGCGACTGGGAAAAGTACCGAAACCGTAAGAACCTGACCGTCGAAGAGGCGGAAGCGGTGCGGCGTTTGGTTACCGCCGCCGAAAACGTGGGTGTCGAGGTGTGGGAAATGGGTTTGGAGATCCGTAGGGGAGACGAAAAGACGTCGCCGACGATCATGGTGGCGGGCGCTACGCCCGAGTTTGCCGTCAACAACGGCTATAACATTGCGGAGGGTCGCTTTCTTACTGACCAGGACGTCGATTTCAGTGCCCGCTGCGCCGTCATCGGCGTCGAAGTGGCCGACGCGCTGTTTCCCTATAGTGATCCGCTTGGCCAGGAGATCAAAATTCAGGGCGAACGCTTTCAGGTCATCGGTGTGTTCGATAAAATGGGGAGCATCCTCGGCCAATCGCGCGACAATCATGTCGTCATCCCTATCACCCGCTTTGAAAAAATTTTCGGCAAAGAGCGCTCGGTAAACATCACTGTAAAAGCCAAAAGCAGTGCGTTGTATGAAGAGTGCCTTGATCAAACCATCGGCGTGCTGCGGGCTGTTCGCAAAGTGCCGCCGGGCAAGCCGAACGATTTCGAAATCCGCACCAATCAACAGATGATGGACTTTTTCGACAATTTGACCAAGTATGTAAAAATCGTCGCTATTGCCATAGCCGCCATTTCGCTCGTAGTAGCCGGTGTGGGCATCATGAATATTATGCTCGTTTCGGTGACCGAGAGAACCCGCGAAATCGGCATCCGCAAGGCGGTGGGTGCCCGCAGCCGCGACATTCTCTTGCAGTTTCTCATCGAGGCGGTGGTGCTCAGCGAGATCGGCGGCGTCATCGGCATCGGCCTGGGGCTCGGCCTGGCGAAACTGGTTGAAGCACTGGCGCCGGTTCCGGCTGCGGTGCCGGTATGGACCGTCATCGTCGGTCTAGTGTTTTGTTCTTTCGTGGGTTTGATTTTCGGCGTCTATCCGGCGGCCAAGGCGGCGCGTATGAATCCCATTGCCGCGCTTCGCTTTGAGTAATGTAAAGAACCTTGGAGGTTATATGAGCATCGCATCCGAATATCGAAACAACGTCCTGATCGTTTATCCCAAAGGTGAATGGATGGGCGGCCCGGAAGCCGAAGAGTTTCGCAAGATTATCGATGAGGCCTTGCAAAGAGGAGTCGTGAATACGGTCGTTGATATGAAGGAGGTAACCTGGATGAATAGTTCCGGGCAGGGTGTTTTGGTCGGCGCATTGGCAAAGCTGCGCAGCAGCGGCGGGGAGCTCAAGCTCGCCAATCTCTCTGAACGTGTACGAAGGCCGCTGCGTTTGACGCGTCTTGATTCCGTTTTCGAAGAGTATGACGGGGTTGAAGAAGCTTTGAAAACTTTTCCGCAGGATTGAGAGGGGAGGAGCGGTATGGCAATACTGACTCGTGAGCAGATTCTTGAAAAAGCCGCGCGCGGTGAGTCCCTGGCGGGATTTGATCTTTCCAACGCAGATCTTTCTTATGCGGTACTAAAGGGGGTGAATTTGGCTGGCGCCGATCTCCGTGAGGCCCATCTGCAGAACGCCAATTTGGAAGGTGCCGACCTGCGGCAGGCAAAGCTCGACCATGCTTTTCTGTTTGGCTCCAATCTTCGTAATGCGCGACTCGACGGCGCCGAAGGAGTGGACGTCAATCTTCAGGACAGCAACCTAGAAGGGGTCAGCGCCCGCGGCGTACGACTTCCGCATGTTGCTCTGCTGGGTTCGACTCTGGAAAGGGCTGATTTTACCGGCGCTGATCTGCGCGACGCCCGTTTAAAGCGCGCTCATCTGCGCTATGCCAAGTTCGATGAGGCGGATTTGCGAGGTGCGCATTTGGTGCGCAGCGATCTCAGCGAAGCCTCGTTTCGGCGCGCCGACCTCAGCAATGCAGTGCTGACCAACGCCATCCTGGACGGAACCGATTTCACCGAGGCAAAAGGCTTGAGCTGAAAACGATATTCTCTTTGGTCGAGCCCGACGCGCTGATTGCTCGTTGGGCATTTTTTTAAATATTTTCTTGAAACTCTCGCCCGATACTCTTACCTTTACGAAAAATTGGAGTGAGGCGTGGATTCGGTTTTGCATGAATTTTCTTCTGCCTTTCGCAAAAAGGTTGCCGATCGGATAGCCGTGTTGAGCGGCGAAGTGCAGCCGGTCGGGCTTTATGAACCGGTTCGTTGGGCGCTTTCCGCACACGGCAAGATGCTGCGGCCGGTGCTCCTGCTTACCGTCTGCGAGGCGGTCGGCGGCCGTGCCGATGACGCCCTTGACGCGGCAGCGGCGCTGGAAATGGTGCACATTTTCAGCCTCGTCCATGACGACATTATGGACAACGANNNNNNNNNNTGCGGCGCGGCCGCGCCACCGTGCACAAAAAATGGGACGTCAACACCGCCATCCTTGCGGGCGATGCGATTCTCGTCAAAGCCTACCAAGCGTTGGGCGGTGTCTCTGCAGTGCTCTTGCCCCAAGTGCTGCAGATGTTTTCGCAGGCGATTCTGGAAGTGTGCGAGGGTCAGGCATTGGACATGGAGTTCGAGCATCGCAGCGACGTGACGGTGCAGGACTATTTTTCCATGATCGAACGCAAAACCGGCCGGCTTTTCTCGGCGGCCTGTGCACTCGGCGCCTTGCTGGGCGGCGGGTCTAGGGAGCAAGTTCGCTCTATGTCCGAGTTCGGCGCTGCGGTGGGCCGAGCTTTTCAAATTCAAGACGATATGCTCGATTTTACGGCTGACCAATCGGTTCTCGGTAAGGATATAGGCAGCGATCTGCGCCGCGACAAGAATTCCTTTTTGCTTTTATATGCACGAGAAAACGGCAACGAAGCCCAAATCGCACGTCTGCGTGCGCTGCAAAATAAACCGCATCTCACTGCTGCAGACATTCAGGAAGCGGTTTGCGTATTGCGGGAAACGGGAGCCGTCGATGCCGCACTGCGCGAGGTAAATTCCGCCCTCGATCACGCCCGAATCTCGCTGCAATGTCTGAACGAAGAAAAGCCAAAGCTTGCCCTGGAGCAACTGGTGGAGTTTATCCGCATGCGGGAGAGCTGAGGGCTATGCGCGGCCTCTTTCGCCTCTTTTTTATCCTTCTGATTCTTTTTGCCGTCTCAAAAATCATCAACCTGGCATTGACGGGCAGGCTGTTTCAGCGCGGGGCGTTTAGAGAATCCGTAAAGGAGAGCCTTAAAACGCTCTGGCAGGGCATGCAGTTGTTTGTTATTGTGTGGTTTTTGTACTTGATTTTTTTGTGGTGGGTGAGACGGCGTTAAAATAGGGACGCGGCCAATGGTTGCATGCCGGTTGACCGCGTCCAAGGTCATAGACTCTTGGGGCTTTTAGCAACTTTTCCGCTTATCGGAAGTATGGTTGCCCCCAACTTTACTTTTTTAATCTCCGGTGCAGCCACAGGATCAGAACGGCGCCGCCCGTGGCGATCAGAATGCTGCCCAGGTTAAATCCGGTCACACTGCCGATGCCCAACAGAGAAGCGATAAAACCGCCTACGAACGCCCCGCCGATGCCGAGAAGAATCGTGATGATGATGCCGCCGGGATCTTTACCGGGCATGATCACTTTTGCCAGCGCCCCGACGATCAAACCCATCAAAATCCATGAAAAAAAGCCCATAGCTGATCTCCTCTTTTAATAATTGTCAAAACCACAAAAAGTCTATTTATTTCTGCTGCAAATTTTTTCAAGCAAAGGTTGAATTTTATTGGCTCAACCGACAATCGTTCTCAAGCTTTGTTAAAAAAAGCGCCGTTTATTCCAAAGCTTGGCGGATGGCTTCCCGCAGGATGGCGGCCGAGCGGTGCAGATACGCATTTTCTTCGGTTGAGAGCTTCCATTCCAATATTCGTTCGGCACCCGCCTCGCCGACAACGGCCGGAACACTCAAACAAACATCCCGCAGGCCGTATTCACCTTCAAGAACGACTGAAATAGGTAATACGCTCTTTTCATTCCGAATAATTGCGCTGACAATACGCACCAACGCTTGTCCCACGCCGAAATAGGTGGCGCCTTTGTAATCGATGATATGGTAAGCCGACCGCCGAACCCTTTCCTCGATTTTGCGCCTCTCTTCCCGCCAATCTTGACACTTGCCGCAGATGCAGCAATAATCGTTAAAAGGCATGCCGGCTATGTGAGAAATCGACCAGGCGGCAAACTGGCTGTCGCCGTGCTCGCCGAGGATATACGCGTGGATATTGTGGACGTCGATTTCGCAGTGACGGCTGAGCAAATAGCGAAAGCGGGCGCTGTCAAGGACGGTCCCAGAGCCGATGATTCTGCCTCGCGGCCATTGAGCATAGCGTTGTGCTGCAAATGTCAGCACATCGACCGGATTGGTGACCATCACGACGACGGCATCCGAATCCTCGCGAATTTCATCCATAATCCCCTGTATAATCCGGACGTTGCGCTGCAGCAGCTGCAGACGCGTCTCTCCGCTCTGCTGCTTGGCTCCCGCCGTTATGACGATCACGTGCGCGTCGCGATAGTCATGCTTGTTACCGGTGCGGATTTGCACGTTTGGATAAAACGGGAGACCATGGGCAAGGTCTAACGTCTGCCCTTCCGCCAATCGCTCGTCCTTATCCGTCAAGACGATCTCATCTGCAGCACCGTTTTGCGCCAGCGCATAAGCAAAGGTAGAGCCTACCGCCCCTGCGCCGATAATGACGACTTTGCGCGCTTTCCATCTCGCCATGTTAGTGTCCTTTTTCCAAAATTTTGTTGAAATATAATCCTAACGATCCAGCTTAATATTCCCCTCCGGTGGCAATCCGCGTACTGAGTCAAACTAATTTTAGAAAAAGCATTACGGCAGGGATTTTAAAAAGGTGTCTTCCGGGAAGAGGTTTTTCCAATAATCGGCAACCGCTTTGTATTCGCTTTCCGATCGGTTTTGTTGGTAGAATTGGATCCAATTGAACATGTAGGTTTTGAGTGAGGCGACTTCCTGATCGCTAAGCAGATCAAGAGCGAGAATCTCATCGGTCAGTTCGCGAAAAGACGCCCACTCTTTTTTCAGCCAATGTTCTCTTTGCGCCAATTGAAACGCGTATTTACAGTTGGCGGCAAAGTCCTTGTTTTCCCAATAGCGGGTATAGGCTTGAGAAAACAATCGAAATGCTTCAGTATATTTTTGCCCCTCGACGAGCTGTTTACCCCAACGGTAATAGAGACTCTGCTCAAAATTGACGTTCGAGCGTGAATCGCGATTGAATTTTTGCGCCAAGCGCACATATTCGTAGGCCTTGGCATAGTCGCCGGCTTTTTCTGCGAAATAGGCGCGGTTATAGGCGAGGAGCCCCAACAGCTCCGTATTGTTGATGCGGCGGCCGCGGCTGTTTTCGTAAGCGTAAAGACGATCCAGGCCGATCCTGAGCGCTTCGTTGCGCGGATAGAATTGCAAAAGGTACCGCGAGTACTCTTGCAGATTGCGCATGATGTTGAATCCGGCCGGCGATGTATTCTCCACAGCAATATCGGCGCCGAAATCCGGAAAAATGGTGTAGACGTGCGAGGGCGTTTCAAAGGCTTCGGTCGGCAGACCCAAATCCTGGCAGACCAGATTGTAGAGCAGAGTGCCGGCCACGCAGTTAAAGCGTTTTTCCCTGACTACATGAACGAGGGTTGTGGCTTCTTCTTTATAATTCAGCAGCCAAACGGCATGAAGGTAGGCAAAAATTTTGGCGGCTGCATCAAGGCGATTGTGGCGGTCGAGATGATAGTTGTCGAGCGTTCGGATCAGGCCGCGGTACCATTCCAGATAGGCGTCCAGCGAATCGGGGTCGTCTGCACCGGACAACACAAACGCCGCCTCGACGAGGCTGAACTGATCGAGGCTCAGATCCTCGATATCCTGCGCGAGGACCTCCTCCAGCTCGGACATACCCGCTTTAACGGGCAAAGCCGCAGAGAGGACCAGCAGCAAGGCAGTGCATGTTTTTTTCAACAAACTGTGTTTTTGCATCCGAGATGGCGCCATCTTTTCGAACCGTGGACGACTCATTATCTATGATACAAAATCAAACCTATGCCGCTCATTTTCCTAACATAAAATTAGAAAATAAAACGCAGGGATGCAATTTTAAAATCAAGGCTCGTGCGATCTTTGAGCTGCACGAGCCTTGACATCTTACTGCCCAAGCTCCCTTTCGATTGCCGTCACGACCGACTCGTCCGTCGGCCTGGTGCGCGCCGAGAATCGCGCCTTTAGGTGCCCGTCGCGGCCGACGAGAAATTTGGCGAAATTCCAATCGATGTCGCCGCCGAAAGGATGCTTTGTCTTGTCGGTCAAATATCGGTAAAGCGGATGGATATCCTTACCTTTGACGGAAATCTTGGCGAACATGGGGAAAGTGACACCGTAATTTACCGTACAGAACTCTTTGATTTCCTGGTTCGTTCCGGGTTCTTGTCCCAAAAAATTGTTCGCCGGGAATCCGAGGACGACAAATCCGGCATCGCGATATTTTTCGTATAATTTCTGCAGATCGGCGTATTGAGGCGTGTTGCCGCATTTGCTCGCCACGTTCACGATCATAACCACCTTGCCTTTATATTGCGCCAGATCGACGGTATCGCCGTCGATGCTGACCATCTTGAAATCCAGGGGGCTTTTGACCTCGCCCGCCAGGGCTGAGGCCGCCGCCGCAAACAGAAACGTCATTCTTTTAAGCATCGGTTTATCCTCATTTTTATTTCTTTGATTCATTACGGCTGAGTTATAACAGATATGCGGCGGCCGATATTTCCCTTTGGGAAAGAGCTATACTTCGATGGTTTTTTCTTCCTTACTGCTGCGGCCTACGGCTGAGGGATAGGACCCAAGAACTTTGAGCATATCGGTGATTTCTTCCAGATGGCGCAGGGCGTTGCGGCACAATTCCTCATGGAGGGAACCGGCAAAGTCGAGATAGAAAATGTAATCCCATGGTCTGCCGCGCATGGGGCGCGACTCGATTTTCAACAGATCAATATCGCGCAGAGCAAAAACACTGAGACTTTTAAAGAGCGCGCCGGGGATGTTTTTCATCGAAAAGACGATCGAGGTTTTGTCGGCTGGGCCGAAATCGTGCTCCTCGCGCGCCAGCACGATAAAGCGGGTAAAATTTTCGGGGATGTCCTCAACTTCCTCGCAAAGGATAACCATCCCATAGTCTTCAGCTGCCCAACGACTGCCGATGGCCGCCGCATGGCGCAAACCCTGGTCGCGGATCATTTTGACGCTTCCGGCCGTATCGTAGGCGGCCACTGCCTCCACGTTCGGCAGTGAGGCAAGGAATTCGCGACATTGTTCTAATGCCTGAGGATGTGAATAGATGATGCGGATGTCCTCAAGCTTGGCGCCGGGATGGGCAATGAGGTGCTGTTCAATGCGCAGCGATGTCTCGCCGACGATAAGGAGATCGTGTTGCAGCAGCAGATCATAGACACGATGAATACTGCCGGTTAGAGAATTTTCTATCGGCACAACCGCAAATTCCGCCTTTTCGCTTTCGACGGCCTCGAACGCCTCGTCGAAAGAGCGGCAGGGCAGGAGGTCCATCTCCTGAGCAAAAAATTTGCGTGCAGCAATTTCGCTGAATGCATAGCGGGCGCCCTGAAAGGCAACCGGTCCGATAGAGTGACTCATTTTCCTCCTTTTCTGTT
This genomic interval from candidate division KSB1 bacterium contains the following:
- a CDS encoding ABC transporter permease, whose product is IIVGTTEDYMETSNVLPESGRFLSETDVRHRRSVCVLGQDVLKVLFPTGDPIGKRISIGGRKFTVIGVAEKKGNMFGDSMDNMVMVPIGVFQAVFGARWRSVDIEVKVETPEEIDNAEIELIGIMRRIRGLQGSQENNFAVNKQSMLMDTYKKLTGTLWAVAIGVGSISLFVGGIGIMNILLVSVTERTREIGIRKAIGARRVDIMLQFLIESMMICALGVAIGTLLAVAFAKIVAAATPLPAAITAWVAVLGLTFVVAIGLFFGIYPARKAAMLIPIEALRYE
- a CDS encoding ABC transporter permease; protein product: MQIGESFNMAVRAILTNKLRSALTLLGIIIGVMTIIAMQSLITGLRNSVREQVNVLGADTFQVQKFPTIMQHGDWEKYRNRKNLTVEEAEAVRRLVTAAENVGVEVWEMGLEIRRGDEKTSPTIMVAGATPEFAVNNGYNIAEGRFLTDQDVDFSARCAVIGVEVADALFPYSDPLGQEIKIQGERFQVIGVFDKMGSILGQSRDNHVVIPITRFEKIFGKERSVNITVKAKSSALYEECLDQTIGVLRAVRKVPPGKPNDFEIRTNQQMMDFFDNLTKYVKIVAIAIAAISLVVAGVGIMNIMLVSVTERTREIGIRKAVGARSRDILLQFLIEAVVLSEIGGVIGIGLGLGLAKLVEALAPVPAAVPVWTVIVGLVFCSFVGLIFGVYPAAKAARMNPIAALRFE
- a CDS encoding STAS domain-containing protein translates to MSIASEYRNNVLIVYPKGEWMGGPEAEEFRKIIDEALQRGVVNTVVDMKEVTWMNSSGQGVLVGALAKLRSSGGELKLANLSERVRRPLRLTRLDSVFEEYDGVEEALKTFPQD
- a CDS encoding pentapeptide repeat-containing protein, producing MAILTREQILEKAARGESLAGFDLSNADLSYAVLKGVNLAGADLREAHLQNANLEGADLRQAKLDHAFLFGSNLRNARLDGAEGVDVNLQDSNLEGVSARGVRLPHVALLGSTLERADFTGADLRDARLKRAHLRYAKFDEADLRGAHLVRSDLSEASFRRADLSNAVLTNAILDGTDFTEAKGLS
- a CDS encoding polyprenyl synthetase family protein, yielding MDSVLHEFSSAFRKKVADRIAVLSGEVQPVGLYEPVRWALSAHGKMLRPVLLLTVCEAVGGRADDALDAAAALEMVHIFSLVHDDIMDN
- a CDS encoding polyprenyl synthetase family protein, coding for RRGRATVHKKWDVNTAILAGDAILVKAYQALGGVSAVLLPQVLQMFSQAILEVCEGQALDMEFEHRSDVTVQDYFSMIERKTGRLFSAACALGALLGGGSREQVRSMSEFGAAVGRAFQIQDDMLDFTADQSVLGKDIGSDLRRDKNSFLLLYARENGNEAQIARLRALQNKPHLTAADIQEAVCVLRETGAVDAALREVNSALDHARISLQCLNEEKPKLALEQLVEFIRMRES
- a CDS encoding GlsB/YeaQ/YmgE family stress response membrane protein; translated protein: MGFFSWILMGLIVGALAKVIMPGKDPGGIIITILLGIGGAFVGGFIASLLGIGSVTGFNLGSILIATGGAVLILWLHRRLKK
- a CDS encoding L-lactate dehydrogenase, coding for MARWKARKVVIIGAGAVGSTFAYALAQNGAADEIVLTDKDERLAEGQTLDLAHGLPFYPNVQIRTGNKHDYRDAHVIVITAGAKQQSGETRLQLLQRNVRIIQGIMDEIREDSDAVVVMVTNPVDVLTFAAQRYAQWPRGRIIGSGTVLDSARFRYLLSRHCEIDVHNIHAYILGEHGDSQFAAWSISHIAGMPFNDYCCICGKCQDWREERRKIEERVRRSAYHIIDYKGATYFGVGQALVRIVSAIIRNEKSVLPISVVLEGEYGLRDVCLSVPAVVGEAGAERILEWKLSTEENAYLHRSAAILREAIRQALE
- a CDS encoding glutathione peroxidase; translated protein: MVSIDGDTVDLAQYKGKVVMIVNVASKCGNTPQYADLQKLYEKYRDAGFVVLGFPANNFLGQEPGTNQEIKEFCTVNYGVTFPMFAKISVKGKDIHPLYRYLTDKTKHPFGGDIDWNFAKFLVGRDGHLKARFSARTRPTDESVVTAIERELGQ
- the pheA gene encoding prephenate dehydratase; amino-acid sequence: MSHSIGPVAFQGARYAFSEIAARKFFAQEMDLLPCRSFDEAFEAVESEKAEFAVVPIENSLTGSIHRVYDLLLQHDLLIVGETSLRIEQHLIAHPGAKLEDIRIIYSHPQALEQCREFLASLPNVEAVAAYDTAGSVKMIRDQGLRHAAAIGSRWAAEDYGMVILCEEVEDIPENFTRFIVLAREEHDFGPADKTSIVFSMKNIPGALFKSLSVFALRDIDLLKIESRPMRGRPWDYIFYLDFAGSLHEELCRNALRHLEEITDMLKVLGSYPSAVGRSSKEEKTIEV